The following are encoded in a window of Pedobacter cryoconitis genomic DNA:
- a CDS encoding isocitrate dehydrogenase (NADP(+)): MSVQKIKVDQPVVELDGDEMTRIIWKFIKDKLILPYLDLDIKYYDLGIEYRDETNDQVTIDSAEAIKKYGVGIKCATITPDEDRVKEFNLKQMWKSPNGTIRNILDGTVFREPIVMSNVPRLVPNWTAPICIGRHAFGDQYRATDLVTKGKGKLTLTFTPEDGGEVQSFDVYNFKGDGVALAMYNTDESIRGFAHACFNQALIKKWPLYLSTKNTILKKYDGRFKDIFQEIYENDFLAKFKEAGITYEHRLIDDMVASALKWNGNFVWACKNYDGDVQSDTVAQGFGSLGLMTSVLVTPDGKTMEAEAAHGTVTRHYRDHQAGKPTSTNPIASIFAWTRGLEFRGVLDNNQPLINFCHALEQVCIETVESGKMTKDLAVCIHGNKVEHGTHYLYTEEFLAAIDENLQSKLA, from the coding sequence ATGTCTGTACAAAAAATTAAAGTAGACCAGCCAGTTGTAGAGTTAGATGGTGATGAGATGACCCGTATCATCTGGAAATTCATTAAGGATAAACTGATTTTACCTTATCTTGATCTTGATATTAAATATTATGATCTTGGTATAGAATACCGTGATGAGACTAATGATCAGGTAACTATTGATTCAGCTGAAGCCATTAAAAAATACGGTGTAGGTATTAAATGTGCTACCATTACTCCTGATGAAGACCGCGTAAAAGAATTTAATTTAAAACAAATGTGGAAATCACCAAACGGAACCATCCGTAATATCTTAGATGGTACTGTTTTCCGTGAGCCAATTGTGATGAGCAATGTTCCCCGTTTAGTGCCAAACTGGACTGCACCGATCTGTATCGGCCGTCATGCTTTTGGTGACCAATACCGTGCTACTGATTTAGTAACTAAAGGAAAAGGTAAATTAACCCTGACATTCACTCCTGAAGATGGTGGTGAGGTTCAGTCATTTGATGTATATAACTTCAAAGGTGACGGTGTTGCTTTAGCAATGTACAACACTGATGAGAGTATCCGTGGTTTTGCACATGCTTGTTTCAACCAGGCATTAATCAAAAAATGGCCTTTATATTTATCTACAAAAAATACTATTCTTAAAAAATATGATGGCCGTTTCAAAGATATCTTCCAGGAGATTTATGAAAATGACTTCTTAGCTAAATTTAAAGAAGCTGGTATTACTTATGAGCACCGTCTGATCGATGACATGGTAGCTTCTGCCTTGAAATGGAACGGTAACTTTGTTTGGGCTTGTAAAAACTATGACGGAGACGTTCAATCTGATACAGTTGCACAAGGATTTGGTTCATTAGGCTTAATGACTTCAGTATTGGTTACTCCAGATGGAAAAACTATGGAAGCTGAAGCAGCGCATGGTACAGTGACTCGTCACTACCGTGATCATCAGGCTGGTAAACCAACTTCTACAAACCCTATTGCTTCTATCTTTGCATGGACAAGAGGATTGGAATTCCGTGGAGTGTTAGATAACAATCAACCATTAATCAACTTCTGTCACGCTTTAGAGCAGGTTTGTATTGAAACTGTTGAAAGCGGTAAAATGACTAAAGATTTAGCTGTTTGTATCCATGGTAACAAAGTAGAACATGGTACACACTACTTATATACTGAAGAATTCTTAGCTGCGATTGATGAGAACTTACAATCGAAACTAGCTTAA
- a CDS encoding PQQ-dependent sugar dehydrogenase, whose amino-acid sequence MKRYLLLLSTVPFMISCNSQTKKNTTKTDTTINDTTTNALNLPVPDTGASKTKFSKVIGWPADKTPVAPAGFTVTRFAGNIKSPRNIYVAPNGDILVVLSNSERNTKEKIANALSGKDKAEVSGSSANTVLLFRDTNKDGKFDLQTTFLSGLDQPYGVLIIGNSFYVANTDGLYVYPYKTGDTKITAKGKKIVELPAGGYNNHWTRNLITNADHSKIYITVGSGSNAGENGMEHEVRRANILEVNPDGTGEKIYAAGLRNPVGVAWAPVTNALWTAVNERDGLGDDLVPDYITSVKPGGFYGWPYSYYGQNEDPRLKGQHPELVKSALIPDLAVGSHTASLGLAFYTAKNFPEKYQNGAFIGQHGSWNRSVLAGYKVAFVPFKNGKPAGKLEDFLTGFIADEAKGEVYGRPVGVAVANDGALLVADDVSGVVWRVAAK is encoded by the coding sequence ATGAAAAGATATCTTCTGCTGCTGAGTACTGTACCCTTTATGATTTCTTGTAATTCACAGACAAAAAAGAATACAACAAAGACAGATACAACCATTAATGATACGACTACAAATGCCTTGAACCTGCCAGTACCAGATACCGGTGCTTCCAAAACCAAATTCAGTAAGGTCATAGGCTGGCCGGCAGATAAGACACCTGTAGCACCAGCAGGATTTACGGTAACCAGGTTTGCAGGAAATATTAAAAGCCCAAGGAATATTTATGTCGCTCCTAACGGTGATATACTGGTTGTGCTTTCCAATTCTGAGCGCAATACCAAAGAGAAAATTGCCAATGCCCTGAGCGGTAAAGACAAAGCAGAAGTAAGCGGTTCAAGTGCAAATACGGTACTCCTGTTCAGAGATACCAATAAAGATGGTAAGTTTGATTTACAGACCACTTTTTTATCCGGACTTGATCAGCCTTATGGTGTATTGATTATTGGTAATTCATTTTACGTAGCCAACACAGATGGTTTATATGTATACCCTTATAAAACTGGTGACACTAAAATTACTGCAAAAGGCAAGAAGATTGTGGAACTGCCAGCTGGTGGTTATAACAATCACTGGACAAGAAACCTGATTACAAATGCAGACCATTCTAAAATCTATATTACCGTAGGGTCAGGAAGTAATGCAGGCGAGAATGGAATGGAACATGAAGTACGCCGGGCTAATATACTGGAGGTCAACCCTGATGGGACAGGCGAAAAAATATACGCAGCAGGATTAAGAAATCCGGTAGGCGTGGCCTGGGCTCCTGTGACCAATGCCTTATGGACTGCTGTAAATGAGCGTGATGGTCTTGGAGACGATCTGGTACCTGATTATATTACGAGTGTTAAACCAGGTGGATTTTATGGCTGGCCATATTCTTATTACGGTCAGAATGAAGATCCGAGATTGAAAGGTCAGCATCCTGAACTGGTTAAATCTGCCCTTATTCCTGATTTAGCAGTTGGTTCACATACTGCATCATTAGGGCTGGCATTTTATACCGCTAAAAATTTTCCTGAAAAATATCAGAACGGGGCTTTCATTGGTCAGCACGGCTCCTGGAACCGCTCAGTATTAGCAGGCTATAAAGTTGCTTTTGTCCCTTTTAAAAATGGGAAACCAGCCGGAAAATTAGAAGACTTCCTAACTGGTTTCATCGCAGATGAAGCTAAAGGTGAAGTTTATGGCCGTCCCGTTGGTGTAGCTGTCGCTAATGATGGTGCCCTATTGGTTGCGGATGATGTAAGTGGTGTGGTTTGGAGAGTTGCAGCCAAATAG